A stretch of the Gammaproteobacteria bacterium genome encodes the following:
- the rnfB gene encoding Ion-translocating oxidoreductase complex subunit B gives MFAVIVLTTLSLILGALLGHAAVRFQVKDHALADRIEQVLPRIQCGQCGFPGCKGYAAALARGEAEINLCPPGGQVVLVALATLLRKEPPRRGMIEKPDAVAIINEATCIGCTLCRQACPVDAIVGAARQIHTIIYDECTGCELCVKPCPVGCITMVPLRPDIRTWQWPIPSAPTNKFVEFLMTPQKPECWK, from the coding sequence GTGTTCGCGGTTATTGTTCTCACTACGCTATCTTTGATTCTTGGGGCGCTGCTTGGCCATGCCGCAGTCCGTTTCCAGGTCAAAGATCATGCGCTGGCCGACCGGATTGAGCAGGTTTTGCCCCGGATTCAATGTGGTCAATGCGGCTTTCCTGGTTGCAAGGGTTACGCCGCCGCACTGGCTCGGGGTGAAGCCGAAATCAATCTGTGTCCACCAGGAGGGCAAGTCGTGCTTGTGGCCCTGGCTACTTTGTTGCGCAAGGAACCACCGCGTCGGGGAATGATCGAAAAACCAGATGCCGTGGCCATTATTAACGAAGCCACCTGCATTGGATGCACCCTATGCAGGCAGGCTTGTCCGGTTGACGCTATCGTGGGTGCCGCTAGACAGATTCATACCATTATTTACGACGAATGCACCGGTTGCGAACTGTGTGTCAAACCTTGTCCGGTGGGGTGTATTACCATGGTGCCGCTGCGGCCAGATATCCGTACCTGGCAGTGGCCAATCCCGTCGGCTCCCACGAATAAATTCGTGGAATTCCTGATGACACCGCAAAAACCAGAATGCTGGAAATGA